A region of bacterium DNA encodes the following proteins:
- a CDS encoding ATP-binding protein, translating into LGVEYPDGLPLTRADAALIERALSNLIDNALRVTPSGGRVLVRALREGDGVRIEVADTGPGVASEDQPRVFERFYQTSRHREHRGSSGLGLAIVKRVAELHGGTAGLRSEPGRGSTFFIDLPLTA; encoded by the coding sequence GCTGGGCGTCGAGTATCCGGACGGCCTGCCGCTCACCCGCGCCGATGCGGCGCTGATCGAGCGGGCGTTGTCGAACCTGATCGACAACGCGCTGCGGGTCACGCCGTCGGGCGGCCGCGTGCTGGTGCGCGCGCTGCGCGAGGGCGACGGCGTGCGGATCGAGGTCGCCGACACCGGTCCCGGCGTTGCCTCGGAAGACCAGCCCCGCGTATTCGAGCGCTTCTACCAGACCAGCCGGCACCGCGAGCACCGCGGCAGCTCGGGGCTGGGCCTGGCGATCGTCAAGCGGGTGGCCGAACTGCACGGCGGAACGGCCGGCCTGCGCAGCGAGCCCGGGCGCGGATCGACGTTCTTCATCGACCTGCCGCTGACTGCCTGA